Proteins from one Meriones unguiculatus strain TT.TT164.6M chromosome 10, Bangor_MerUng_6.1, whole genome shotgun sequence genomic window:
- the LOC110562799 gene encoding large ribosomal subunit protein uL16-like: protein MGRRPAQCNRYCKNKPYPKSRFCRGVPDAKIRIFDLGRKKAKFDEFPLCGHMVSDEYEQLSSEALEAARIYANKYMVKSCGRDGFHIRVRLHPFHVIRINKMLSCAGADRLQTGM from the coding sequence ATGGGCCGCCGCCCCGCCCAGTGTAACCGATATTGTAAGAACAAGCCGTACCCAAAGTCTCGCTTCTGCCGGGGTGTCCCTGATGCTAAGATTAGAATCTTTGACTTGGGTCGGAAGAAGGCAAAATTTGATGAATTCCCACTTTGTGGCCACATGGTGTCAGATGAATATGAACAACTCTCTTCTGAAGCACTGGAGGCTGCCCGTATTTATGCCAACAAATACATGGTAAAGAGTTGTGGCAGGGATGGCTTTCATATTCGAGTGAGGCTCCACCCTTTCCATGTCATCAGAATCAACAAGATGTTGTCCTGTGCTGGGGCTGACAGGCTCCAGACAGGTATGTGA